A single Phycisphaerales bacterium DNA region contains:
- a CDS encoding phosphoribosylformylglycinamidine synthase subunit PurS → MPTLHRIEVRTRPNLPDPRAHSVKRRAEALGFHGLREVNTAKVYLVEADLDGPMLDRVLARLLSDPVTEQATVGAAEVKGAVQTIEVHPLPGVMDPAAQSVMDAIKDLTGSMPLVSTGSRFDLAGVSKEQAETLAKQVLANPVIHQISAGPWQPKALPRGHGYKLQLRSVPILGLSEEELTRLSRDAHLFLSLDEMRAVQAEFRRIGRDPTDIELETLAQTWSEHCVHKTLKSTIRYTPGSGPKGWKDPIPWGEHPNHTVNADGSVTIGNLLKSTVAAATFELIDEGIDWTLSVFKDNSGVIALDDQHGVCIKVETHNHPSALEPYGGAATGAGGCIRDVIGTGLGAKPIANTDVFCVANPGMTSTPPGTLHPRRILSDVVAGVRDYGNRMGIPTLNGAVYFDDRYVGNPLVFCGCIGLIPRHLIKGKAKNGDRIIALGGRTGRDGIHGATFSSAELEEGHSDEFSHAVQIGNAIEEKRLLDAILRARDFVPPESTSSLRPSVTPSPLFNAITDCGAGGFSSAVGEMGGEIGAEVHLERAPLKYAGLSYTEIWISEAQERMVLAVPPENLPHLQRICLEEHVELADLGHFGTEGAELVLFYEKTEVGRLSMHFLHEGIPTPTREATWALSGGSDTAVQRYSDPSGKGVQQSLLSLLSHPTIASKHWIIRQYDHEVQGNTILKPLVGPGGRGPGDGAVLEPVSGSGRGIAIGCGLATPLGDPQVAGSDPYWMAIAAIDECVRNIVCVGGNPDRTAILDNFCWPSCAKPENLGSLVRAAEGCYSGAKAYRTPFVSGKDSLNNQLRYTDPATGKERVIEIPPTLLITGLAHVTNVSRCVTMDAKKPGNVLVLIGVNQPQMAGSLYAAVAGARSFSPAHDTILIPDLTLGPATARAVAQCIQDGLVQSAHDASDGGLLVAIAEMLIATTGSTTASQRGTPGASSGAGSSLLSTILGKSDAQASTPPLGAELTISDDHLDAAQLAFNESASRYILEVRDADLPKVRNVLRDFGGVRLTVLGRVNDSGRLTWQHADVDVGVSELAQAWLNPLDW, encoded by the coding sequence AGGTGTACCTGGTGGAGGCGGACCTTGACGGGCCGATGCTGGACCGGGTGTTGGCGCGGCTGCTGAGCGACCCGGTGACCGAGCAGGCGACGGTCGGGGCCGCGGAAGTGAAAGGGGCGGTGCAAACAATTGAGGTGCACCCGTTGCCGGGCGTCATGGACCCCGCGGCCCAGTCGGTGATGGACGCGATCAAGGACCTCACCGGGTCGATGCCACTGGTTTCGACGGGGTCACGGTTTGATCTCGCAGGAGTATCGAAAGAGCAGGCAGAGACACTGGCGAAGCAGGTGCTGGCGAACCCGGTGATCCACCAGATCAGCGCAGGGCCGTGGCAGCCGAAGGCGCTGCCGCGGGGGCACGGGTACAAGCTGCAACTGCGGTCGGTGCCGATTCTCGGGTTGAGCGAAGAGGAACTGACGCGACTCTCGCGGGATGCCCACCTGTTCCTGAGCCTGGACGAGATGCGGGCAGTGCAGGCGGAGTTCCGGCGGATCGGGCGCGACCCGACCGACATCGAGCTGGAGACGCTGGCGCAGACGTGGTCCGAGCACTGCGTGCACAAGACACTCAAGAGCACGATCCGGTACACGCCGGGTTCTGGGCCGAAGGGTTGGAAAGACCCGATCCCGTGGGGCGAGCACCCGAACCACACGGTGAACGCGGATGGGTCGGTGACGATCGGGAACCTGCTGAAGTCGACGGTGGCGGCCGCGACGTTCGAGCTGATCGATGAGGGGATCGACTGGACACTGTCGGTGTTCAAGGACAACTCGGGGGTGATCGCGCTGGACGATCAGCACGGCGTGTGCATCAAGGTGGAGACGCACAACCACCCGTCGGCGCTGGAGCCTTACGGCGGCGCTGCCACGGGCGCGGGCGGGTGCATCCGCGACGTGATCGGCACAGGGCTGGGCGCGAAGCCGATCGCGAACACGGATGTGTTCTGCGTGGCGAACCCGGGGATGACGAGCACGCCGCCGGGGACGCTGCACCCGCGCAGGATTCTGAGCGATGTGGTGGCGGGGGTGCGCGACTATGGCAACCGGATGGGGATTCCTACGTTGAACGGGGCCGTGTACTTCGATGACCGGTACGTGGGTAATCCGCTGGTGTTCTGCGGGTGCATCGGGCTGATCCCGCGGCACCTGATCAAGGGCAAGGCGAAGAACGGCGACCGGATCATCGCGCTGGGCGGGCGGACGGGGCGGGACGGGATCCACGGGGCGACGTTCTCGTCGGCGGAGCTGGAGGAGGGGCACAGCGACGAGTTCAGCCATGCGGTGCAGATCGGCAACGCGATCGAGGAGAAGCGGCTGCTGGATGCGATCCTGCGGGCGCGCGACTTTGTCCCGCCCGAAAGCACTTCGTCACTTCGACCCTCCGTCACTCCGTCACCACTTTTCAACGCCATCACGGACTGCGGCGCCGGCGGGTTCTCGTCGGCGGTGGGCGAGATGGGCGGCGAGATCGGTGCGGAGGTGCATCTGGAGCGGGCGCCGCTGAAGTACGCGGGGCTGTCGTACACGGAGATCTGGATCAGCGAGGCGCAGGAGCGGATGGTGCTGGCCGTGCCGCCGGAGAACCTGCCGCACCTGCAGCGGATCTGTCTCGAGGAGCACGTCGAGCTGGCGGACCTGGGGCACTTTGGCACCGAGGGTGCGGAGCTGGTGCTGTTCTACGAGAAGACGGAGGTTGGGCGGCTGTCGATGCACTTCCTGCACGAGGGCATTCCGACGCCGACGCGGGAGGCGACGTGGGCGTTGTCCGGGGGCAGTGATACAGCGGTGCAGCGATACAGCGATCCATCGGGGAAGGGCGTGCAGCAGTCGCTGCTCTCGCTGCTCTCACACCCGACGATCGCGAGCAAGCACTGGATCATCCGCCAGTACGACCATGAGGTGCAGGGGAACACGATTCTGAAGCCGCTGGTGGGGCCGGGCGGGCGCGGGCCAGGGGACGGGGCGGTGCTGGAGCCAGTTTCTGGGAGTGGAAGAGGGATCGCGATCGGGTGCGGGCTGGCGACGCCGCTGGGCGATCCGCAGGTGGCGGGGAGCGACCCGTACTGGATGGCGATCGCCGCGATCGATGAGTGCGTGCGGAACATCGTGTGCGTGGGCGGCAACCCGGACCGCACGGCCATCCTTGACAACTTCTGCTGGCCCAGCTGCGCCAAGCCGGAGAACCTGGGCTCGCTGGTGCGGGCGGCGGAGGGGTGCTATTCGGGGGCGAAGGCGTACCGCACACCATTCGTGAGCGGCAAGGACTCGCTGAACAACCAGCTGCGGTACACCGACCCGGCGACGGGGAAGGAGCGGGTGATCGAGATCCCGCCGACGCTGCTGATTACCGGGCTGGCTCACGTGACGAACGTGTCGCGGTGCGTGACGATGGACGCGAAGAAGCCTGGGAACGTGCTGGTTCTGATTGGCGTGAACCAGCCGCAGATGGCCGGTTCCTTGTACGCGGCAGTGGCTGGTGCCCGGTCTTTCAGCCCGGCTCATGACACCATCCTCATCCCGGACCTCACGCTGGGGCCAGCAACGGCGCGGGCCGTGGCGCAGTGCATCCAGGATGGGCTGGTGCAGAGCGCGCACGATGCATCGGACGGCGGCCTGCTGGTCGCTATCGCGGAGATGCTGATCGCGACAACGGGGAGCACGACGGCGAGCCAGCGCGGCACGCCTGGCGCTTCTTCCGGCGCAGGCTCCTCTCTGCTCTCCACGATTCTGGGCAAGTCCGACGCGCAGGCCTCGACCCCGCCGCTGGGCGCCGAACTCACGATCAGCGACGACCACCTGGACGCGGCCCAGCTCGCGTTCAACGAGTCGGCCAGCCGCTACATCCTCGAAGTTCGCGATGCGGACCTGCCGAAGGTGCGTAACGTGCTCCGCGACTTTGGCGGCGTGCGGCTCACCGTGCTCGGGCGCGTGAATGACTCGGGCCGGCTCACGTGGCAGCACGCGGACGTGGATGTTGGGGTGAGTGAGCTGGCGCAGGCGTGGCTGAACCCGCTGGACTGGTAA
- a CDS encoding NAD-dependent deacylase, which translates to MDHLLAQLSARVRDARSIVVLTGAGVSAESGIRTFRDTMEGLWKEFDPARLATPEAFAADPELVTRWYDWRRLGCLAAEPNPGHMALADLERQQRSKHNPQSPGGAMGFTLLTQNVDRLHQRAGSVNVVELHGSILQWRCCKTGDKTTPPPEAFKEFPPRSTCGALLRPDVVWFGETLPPEALDAADDAVASCDVFISIGTSSVVYPAAGYIQQACARGRVHGRDQPRRNSDQPLCGCEPPRKERRGAARTSPPALLRADRASDRVPSS; encoded by the coding sequence ATGGACCACCTGCTCGCTCAGCTCTCCGCCCGTGTGCGCGACGCTCGAAGTATCGTGGTGCTCACCGGGGCCGGCGTTTCGGCAGAGTCGGGTATCCGCACCTTCCGCGACACCATGGAAGGGCTGTGGAAAGAGTTCGACCCCGCCAGGCTTGCCACCCCCGAGGCCTTTGCCGCCGACCCCGAGCTGGTCACCCGCTGGTACGACTGGCGACGCCTGGGCTGCCTCGCGGCCGAGCCCAACCCGGGGCATATGGCCCTCGCCGACCTGGAACGACAGCAACGCTCGAAGCACAACCCTCAAAGCCCCGGCGGGGCAATGGGCTTCACCCTGCTGACCCAGAACGTCGACCGCCTCCACCAGCGCGCCGGCTCCGTCAACGTGGTCGAACTCCACGGCTCCATCCTCCAGTGGCGCTGCTGCAAGACCGGCGACAAGACCACGCCCCCACCCGAGGCCTTCAAGGAGTTCCCTCCCCGGAGCACCTGCGGAGCCCTCCTCCGCCCTGACGTTGTCTGGTTCGGCGAGACGCTCCCGCCCGAGGCCCTGGACGCCGCGGATGACGCGGTCGCGTCATGCGATGTCTTCATCAGTATCGGCACCAGCAGCGTCGTCTACCCCGCCGCCGGCTACATCCAGCAGGCCTGCGCCCGGGGGCGCGTTCACGGCCGAGATCAACCGCGACGAAACTCCGATCAGCCGCTCTGTGGATGTGAGCCTCCGCGGAAAGAGCGGCGAGGTGCTGCCCGAACTTCTCCGCCTGCTCTGCTGAGAGCCGATCGCGCCAGCGATCGAGTTCCATCGTCCTGA
- a CDS encoding glycosyltransferase, with product MAERNLQTDPASSDHVHGAPTLAEDGATRPAPGPMLFEVAWEVCNQVGGIYQVLRSKAPLMVQRWGDRYCLIGPWDAGKAQVEFEEAKPAGWVSRALQQLRDQGLVVHYGRWLVPGRPRVMLIEHWPGHDRMGPIKYEYWADHRIESPSQDYLIDGVISFADGVRRLLEALAEHRPYAQTRATSPGVTPQPMLAHFHEWMGGLAIPAIRKRRLPIATVFTTHATLLGRYIASSRDDFYDQLPWLNQEWEAKKYNVVTQHTIERACAHGAHVFTTVSSVTAEECNYLLGRPVDVVTPNGLTIGLYNAGHEQQRLHGVYKDEIHKFTMGHFFPSYGFDLDKTLYFFTSGRYEPKNKGFDVVLEAMARLNAELKAQGSDKTVVCFVISKKATKSLNPLAMEKRGVLNELEEVCGHITEGVGRRLFSRAAAGEKLRLDDLIDEYWMLRYRRAQHALKQHCLPMVVTHILEEDQQDPVLNQIRNLQLFNRQEDPVKVVYHPDFITPTNRLWGVEYDQFVRGCHLGLFPSLYEPWGYTPLECAAMGVPAVTSDLAGFGRYVQENYQEPEKSGLMVLKRRGRGFFDAAAELAKYLVEFCKMERRDRIALRNEVDRRSWDFDWSKLGKAYHAAHDLALARFMQETGGEGGGVAMVSAAALSGRAIPEETRAETRSEPKPAEVKAETAPTPKQEPAPPQPAKAPPPKPGRVERKSGTR from the coding sequence ATGGCCGAGCGCAACCTTCAGACCGACCCCGCCAGCAGCGATCACGTGCACGGCGCCCCGACGTTGGCGGAGGACGGGGCGACCCGTCCCGCGCCGGGGCCGATGCTGTTCGAGGTGGCGTGGGAGGTCTGCAACCAGGTCGGCGGGATTTACCAGGTGCTGCGGAGCAAGGCGCCGCTGATGGTGCAGCGGTGGGGGGACCGGTACTGCCTGATCGGCCCGTGGGACGCGGGGAAGGCGCAGGTTGAGTTTGAGGAGGCGAAGCCCGCGGGGTGGGTTTCGCGGGCGTTGCAGCAGCTGCGCGATCAGGGCCTGGTGGTGCACTACGGCCGGTGGCTGGTGCCTGGACGGCCGCGGGTGATGCTGATCGAGCACTGGCCCGGGCACGACCGGATGGGGCCGATCAAGTACGAGTACTGGGCCGACCACCGGATCGAGAGCCCCTCGCAGGACTACCTGATCGACGGCGTGATCAGCTTCGCGGACGGCGTGCGGCGGCTGCTGGAGGCGCTGGCGGAGCACCGGCCGTACGCGCAGACGCGGGCGACCAGCCCGGGCGTGACGCCGCAGCCGATGTTGGCGCACTTCCACGAGTGGATGGGCGGGCTGGCTATCCCGGCGATCCGCAAGAGACGGCTGCCGATCGCGACGGTGTTCACCACGCACGCGACGCTGCTGGGGCGGTACATCGCCAGCAGCCGCGATGACTTCTACGACCAGCTCCCCTGGCTGAACCAGGAGTGGGAGGCGAAGAAGTACAACGTGGTCACGCAGCACACCATCGAGCGTGCGTGCGCCCATGGGGCCCACGTATTCACGACGGTGTCGAGCGTCACGGCCGAGGAGTGCAACTACCTGCTGGGGCGGCCGGTGGATGTGGTGACGCCCAACGGGCTCACGATCGGGCTGTACAACGCGGGGCACGAGCAGCAGCGGCTGCACGGGGTGTACAAGGACGAGATCCACAAGTTCACGATGGGGCACTTCTTCCCCAGCTACGGCTTTGACCTCGACAAGACGCTGTACTTCTTCACCAGCGGCCGGTACGAGCCCAAGAACAAGGGCTTCGACGTGGTGCTGGAGGCCATGGCGCGCCTCAATGCGGAGCTGAAGGCGCAGGGGTCGGACAAGACCGTGGTGTGCTTTGTGATCTCCAAAAAGGCGACCAAGAGCCTCAACCCGCTGGCGATGGAGAAGCGGGGCGTGCTCAACGAGCTCGAGGAGGTGTGCGGGCACATCACCGAGGGCGTGGGGCGGCGGCTGTTCTCGCGCGCGGCCGCGGGGGAGAAGCTGCGGCTGGACGACCTGATCGACGAGTACTGGATGCTTCGGTACCGGCGGGCGCAGCACGCGCTGAAGCAGCATTGCCTGCCGATGGTGGTGACGCACATCCTGGAGGAGGACCAGCAGGACCCGGTGCTCAATCAGATCAGAAATCTCCAGCTGTTCAACCGGCAGGAGGACCCGGTGAAGGTCGTGTACCACCCGGACTTCATCACGCCGACCAATCGGCTGTGGGGCGTGGAGTACGACCAGTTCGTGCGCGGGTGCCACCTGGGGCTGTTCCCGAGCCTTTATGAGCCGTGGGGGTACACGCCGCTGGAATGCGCGGCGATGGGGGTGCCGGCGGTGACGAGCGACCTGGCGGGCTTCGGCCGATACGTGCAGGAGAACTACCAGGAGCCGGAGAAGAGCGGTCTGATGGTGCTCAAGCGGCGCGGGCGGGGGTTCTTCGACGCGGCGGCGGAGCTGGCGAAGTACCTGGTGGAGTTCTGCAAGATGGAGCGGCGCGACCGCATCGCCCTACGGAACGAGGTGGATCGGCGGTCGTGGGACTTTGACTGGAGCAAGCTGGGCAAGGCATACCACGCGGCCCACGACCTCGCCCTGGCGCGGTTCATGCAGGAGACCGGCGGCGAGGGTGGGGGCGTGGCGATGGTTTCGGCCGCGGCGTTGAGCGGGCGGGCGATACCGGAGGAGACACGGGCCGAGACGCGCTCGGAGCCCAAGCCGGCGGAGGTGAAGGCGGAGACCGCGCCAACGCCCAAGCAGGAGCCCGCGCCGCCGCAGCCGGCCAAGGCGCCGCCGCCCAAGCCCGGTCGAGTCGAGCGCAAGTCGGGGACGAGGTAA
- the rnhA gene encoding ribonuclease HI — protein MTDEAPTKVELYTDGACSGNPGPGGWAYILKHPASGTQREASGGEPDTTNNRMELRAVIEGLTALKRPSIVELYSDSQYVLNGLKDWIKGWKAKGWRTASKQPVKNQDLWMALDALASQHKVTFHWIRGHNEHPENERCDQMAVAACKAVQGG, from the coding sequence ATGACCGACGAAGCACCCACGAAAGTCGAGCTGTACACCGACGGCGCGTGCTCGGGCAACCCGGGCCCCGGCGGGTGGGCGTACATCCTCAAGCACCCCGCGAGCGGCACTCAGCGCGAGGCCAGCGGCGGTGAGCCCGACACCACCAACAACCGCATGGAGCTGCGGGCCGTGATCGAGGGGCTGACCGCGCTCAAGCGGCCGAGTATCGTCGAGCTCTACAGCGACTCGCAGTATGTGCTCAATGGGCTGAAGGACTGGATCAAAGGGTGGAAGGCCAAGGGCTGGCGCACCGCGAGCAAGCAGCCGGTGAAGAACCAGGACCTGTGGATGGCGCTGGACGCGCTGGCGTCGCAGCACAAAGTGACGTTCCACTGGATCCGCGGCCACAACGAGCATCCGGAGAACGAGCGGTGCGATCAGATGGCGGTGGCGGCCTGCAAGGCCGTGCAGGGTGGGTAG
- a CDS encoding radical SAM protein, with protein sequence MRVTLVVDITYRCNARCRYCRWGDGRTGERRDRPTLECCADEAIIRRAGVDRVVFSGGEPLLNRQLNRIVAHYVDCGVSDRIVITNGLIASAERLEACRQAGATGFAFSIDGADEASMMRARAMSREQMERIFDNLTTAAALAQAHGLELTVNCVLSAANCSLTHVQRLVQRCEDAGAAGVKFQPVFDDGYMGVNAPDLRLRPEHAPVIRAIERDSARWKIKTNSPRFFADIARCCEGEALDGRSCGLEGRTLVLQDGGLVICPWVSSRARQRPTELVQLRVEFRDVRESCDTGAHCFCLQPHEQAWMFRNGNA encoded by the coding sequence GTGCGAGTCACACTGGTTGTAGACATTACATATCGCTGTAACGCAAGGTGCCGCTATTGCCGCTGGGGCGACGGTAGGACGGGGGAACGTCGCGATCGGCCAACTTTGGAGTGCTGCGCCGATGAGGCAATCATTCGGAGGGCCGGGGTTGATCGGGTGGTGTTTTCCGGCGGCGAGCCACTCTTGAACCGACAGCTAAATCGGATAGTGGCGCACTACGTCGACTGCGGCGTCTCGGATCGGATTGTCATCACCAATGGCCTGATCGCATCGGCGGAGAGGCTGGAGGCCTGCAGGCAAGCGGGAGCAACCGGGTTTGCATTCTCGATTGATGGCGCCGATGAAGCATCCATGATGCGAGCCCGCGCAATGTCCCGCGAGCAGATGGAGCGCATCTTCGATAACTTAACCACTGCGGCTGCACTCGCGCAAGCGCACGGGCTCGAACTCACGGTTAACTGCGTACTCTCGGCAGCAAACTGCTCGCTCACTCACGTACAGCGGCTCGTGCAACGGTGCGAGGACGCTGGTGCGGCGGGGGTGAAGTTCCAGCCGGTGTTCGATGACGGGTACATGGGAGTCAACGCGCCTGACCTCCGGCTCCGTCCGGAACATGCGCCGGTGATCCGCGCTATCGAGAGGGACTCGGCGCGATGGAAGATCAAAACCAATTCTCCCCGGTTCTTCGCTGACATTGCACGATGCTGCGAGGGGGAGGCTCTCGATGGACGCTCTTGCGGATTGGAGGGTCGCACCCTGGTTCTGCAAGATGGGGGCTTGGTAATCTGTCCTTGGGTCAGTTCACGCGCGCGTCAGCGGCCGACGGAGCTTGTGCAACTGCGCGTCGAGTTTCGTGATGTTCGCGAATCGTGCGACACCGGAGCGCATTGTTTCTGTCTACAGCCACATGAGCAGGCGTGGATGTTCCGCAATGGAAACGCTTGA